In one Methylocaldum szegediense genomic region, the following are encoded:
- a CDS encoding dipeptide epimerase: protein MKSANLEIRRIEIHKLDVPLIAPFTIASSRLDHVRNLAVQITLSDGAVGWGETPTLPPVTAEDQATAFDALTREASSLVGQAAGEWRRIAAELLERIPGLPSVRAGIEMASMDALAHSCGIPLFHFFGGFQNRLATDITIPICAADEAEALARRYREEGFEILKVKIGLDRSDDIARLLAIKRGHPGCRLILDANAGYTAEEVLILLRELRQAGIEPNLLEQPVAREDWDGLGKLAREAGMPVAAGESCRTPEDALRIVTHRLAQVINIKLAKCGVVQALDIAAIARAGGVALMIGGMVETHLAMGFSAHFAAGLGGFQWVDLDTPMLLADDPVEGGCKPVGPHYLLDPGTAGHGGHLT, encoded by the coding sequence ATGAAATCCGCAAATCTTGAGATCAGGCGAATCGAGATCCATAAGCTGGACGTGCCGCTGATCGCGCCGTTTACGATTGCCTCGTCGAGACTCGATCATGTCCGCAATCTTGCGGTGCAGATCACGCTCTCCGATGGCGCGGTGGGTTGGGGTGAAACACCGACACTGCCCCCGGTGACGGCCGAGGATCAAGCCACGGCATTCGACGCGCTGACCCGGGAAGCCTCCAGCTTGGTGGGACAAGCAGCGGGCGAATGGCGGCGAATCGCGGCGGAACTCCTGGAACGGATCCCGGGTCTCCCCTCGGTCCGGGCCGGAATCGAAATGGCCTCGATGGACGCGCTGGCCCACAGTTGCGGGATTCCTCTATTCCATTTTTTCGGCGGATTTCAGAATCGGTTGGCGACCGACATCACCATACCGATTTGCGCTGCCGACGAAGCGGAAGCCCTCGCCCGCCGATACCGTGAAGAAGGCTTCGAAATCCTCAAGGTGAAAATCGGCCTGGACCGCTCCGACGACATCGCGCGGCTCCTTGCCATAAAACGCGGCCATCCCGGGTGCCGTTTAATCCTGGACGCCAATGCCGGCTACACGGCCGAAGAGGTTCTGATTCTGCTCCGGGAACTTCGGCAGGCCGGCATCGAGCCGAACCTGCTTGAACAACCCGTGGCCCGAGAAGACTGGGACGGTCTCGGAAAACTGGCGCGAGAAGCGGGCATGCCGGTAGCCGCCGGCGAATCTTGCCGCACGCCGGAAGACGCTCTCCGCATCGTGACGCATCGCCTCGCCCAGGTCATCAACATAAAACTGGCCAAGTGCGGCGTGGTTCAAGCGCTTGACATCGCCGCTATCGCCCGCGCCGGCGGCGTCGCTCTGATGATCGGCGGCATGGTCGAAACGCACTTGGCGATGGGTTTCAGCGCGCATTTCGCGGCAGGGCTCGGAGGGTTTCAGTGGGTCGACCTGGACACGCCAATGCTGCTCGCGGACGACCCGGTCGAAGGCGGCTGTAAGCCGGTCGGACCGCATTACCTACTGGATCCTGGAACCGCCGGGCATGGCGGGCATTTGACTTAA
- the mepA gene encoding penicillin-insensitive murein endopeptidase, producing the protein MRSIRRALIFLGFPTALLANPWAAVPGPTAGPPRVIGQTTNGCIAGAAELPTEGDGYLVMHLERKRYFGHPSLIRTIRTLGARAHEAIGVIQVGDLSQARGGPMPFGHRSHQTGLDADIWFNLDPGLFRNADRWRANIPAPSLLNRAGNGLNRRLWSRQHERLLKLAATIPEVDRIFVNAHIKRELCRTVQGDRSWLQKIRPWFGHDDHFHVRLVCPSDSPECIRQDPVPPGDGCDSSLSWWFQKHPPGPAKPAPPKPPMPEACQALLNGD; encoded by the coding sequence ATGCGTTCGATTCGACGAGCACTGATTTTTCTCGGCTTTCCGACCGCACTACTCGCCAATCCCTGGGCAGCCGTCCCCGGCCCGACCGCCGGTCCGCCGCGTGTGATAGGCCAAACCACCAACGGCTGCATAGCTGGGGCGGCCGAACTCCCAACCGAAGGCGACGGCTATCTGGTCATGCATCTGGAACGCAAACGCTACTTCGGCCACCCCTCGTTGATCCGCACGATCCGCACCCTAGGCGCGCGAGCCCACGAAGCCATCGGCGTGATCCAGGTCGGCGATCTCTCCCAAGCCCGAGGAGGCCCCATGCCCTTCGGCCATCGCAGCCATCAGACAGGGCTGGACGCCGATATCTGGTTCAACCTCGACCCGGGACTCTTTAGGAACGCCGACCGATGGCGTGCCAACATTCCCGCCCCGAGTCTCTTGAACCGCGCTGGAAACGGCCTCAATCGTCGGCTTTGGAGCAGACAGCACGAACGATTGTTGAAGCTGGCGGCAACCATCCCCGAGGTCGACCGGATCTTCGTGAACGCACATATCAAGCGCGAACTTTGTCGAACCGTTCAAGGCGATCGCAGCTGGTTACAAAAGATTCGCCCGTGGTTCGGCCACGACGACCATTTCCATGTACGCCTAGTATGTCCGTCGGACAGCCCCGAATGCATCCGGCAGGACCCGGTTCCACCGGGCGATGGCTGCGATTCCAGCTTGTCCTGGTGGTTCCAGAAACACCCGCCTGGCCCGGCCAAGCCGGCACCGCCGAAACCCCCAATGCCCGAAGCGTGTCAAGCACTGTTAAATGGCGATTAG